The sequence atataattttattaaatactaAACTAGACAcgtttattaatttaaaaaaaaataatataatttcttttaattaccttagcaaaaaataattttagaataAATGAAGTTACATAATAGGAGacaataatttttagttataatgtaatttaactgagttttataatattttatgaataattcTACTATTTACTCCCTTAAAGCACCGACATATATTGTCCATTGAAATCTATTtattacacaaatatatttattataagtatttttaGTTAAGCTTAAATTATACGttaaaaacaatttaaaaaattttaactttgAAATTCCTAAAAAGACGAGGAACATATATTGTTGTGTTCCAAAAGACTAATTATGTTCAGTgaatttacaatattttagaaattataagtattcatattaagaatatcactaaatatattacatacattactcatattaaagaattaattacagaaatatataactcTATTAATATGCATTTTGTTCAGACatcaatttaattttattatatttttcattatttcctAAGACTCTACAAATTCCTATTACAAGCACAATAATCAATATAAGCATAAGTAACtatataatgttaaataaatagaGGTCTTTACTGGCTGTCCCAcccattttatatatcatacaaagttttcaatatattatcGCTCTTCAAGTTTTTCCATGTCTTTTCAAATACTTTAATCTTGGTAATACATCAATTGCTGCTgcaaacaagaaaaaataacaaacatAGCAACTCCAGTACCATACTTTCTaaatcttatttttcttaaagaTATATCACAAATTCTCCTGTTCCTTTCAAGAAAATTATcgtaatcttttttttaatccattttttttcaaaatgaaaatgttttccatcaaacatTCCATTGTTATAATCTATTACTTCCATATAGTATTGCGCCTTATTTAATGAACTTTTATCagattttttgttttttcctttgttcctttttcattaatagtTATATCATACTTTTCATActcattattatttgattTATTCTGTTTTAACCCTAAAATATGCGAATCCTTATcctgtttatattttgctaataATCGAAAGGTTATTGTATCTAAATTTCTTCCATTTTGTATTTCGCATCCGcgaatttattaaatgttcgctaaaaaaaaaaattaataaattaaatttattttatttaaaggataaataattaattctaTGAAATTTTAGTAATTAAAGTAGAATATGTAATAATCGTATAAAGAATATATCCTTATATAGTATTATCAAACCATATCATTGTTAAAATGCCATATACATGTTACAAGGACTAAGACAGaagttttaataaataagatagACTTAATTATTTGCACCATTATACATATCTTTAATAttctaataaattaaagaaagaattaataatagtataatatGCTTCAAAAGATCAATAAtgctataattatttttataacaatcTTTTGCTGTTTTCTCTGtaaaaaactaataaaattatataaataaaacatctATTATAACATCCCtacagaaaataattttaaatatatatcataaattttaatcttaatttttataaaaaattaactctCATTaggataaaataatttttatttatacttaaatattttaaaactataattttattatataatataaacaattatgtaatacttttaattaattttttccaaaataaaataaaaaaaatatatattattgaatttatatagaatatataacgTATAGAATACAGTTAATATACTGTTCTATAAATGAAACTATATGTACATTTCGTACAGATACTATATAACTAATAATTCTAttagtataaataatttatttcagaAGCAcctcttattatttttaaaaaaatatttattattttaacagaataataatggtaataatatactgatagaataatattttgtgttACTTTAATCATTACAGATCCTTTAGGTAATCCATGAGCACATTCAATCCTATAtagtattaaatatatatgctacTATCTTATATAagcaataatatttattttaaataccaaaaaaaactgactttttaatattctaccataatttttgaatattaaaattgtaaattatgtttaaaatataccattattaattaatgaaaaatttttatattcatctacttaatttttatatattttttttaattaattttttctcataTAGAAGAAACATtcacatacaaaaaaaaaaataaaataaataaacattgtcaaaatataagtatttgttttttctgtGAATATACTAATTTGATAAATGgactaaaatattttaatattttttattaatatttattattaaaaagtatatatgtaattttattaaaattattattattttatttttattttccacaTATATTATTCCCATATATATCAGTCTAATTTTGTATAGTTCCTAAGTATACTTttacaaagaaaaattgtGCAATGATTATTTCTTTAACTATGCAGCActtttcaaatattatataaaggtGATAATTCAaacttatattaatattttattgttattttcatGTGAATAcatagaaaattatatataaaaaataaagtttaaTCATGAAAATTACTTGGGAAATTGTTGCATGCAGTTTCTCATTCATTATGATTATTTAGATAAAACGTTTtcaaaaagatatatatgtcattttgatataatttattaatacttatcaaacgaataaaaaaaatattaccaatttataaatcatttatcaaataataattcttttttaatttttattttgtttatagcacttttttattaatttgataaaattaCTAATGGTTAATATAAactttatgtatacatatatatatttatgaaataatgtTAAGTTttaacttaatatatttacaaacaTGCGTAAACaataaaacttatatataatacttatctatgtattattattttacagaGAAAATAACTGAATTGCTTTTCATTACccttaatgaaaatatttatagatatataatacattctTAGAAGTATacaattatgaaaaaaaacaatattacATAGAAAACgattttaatatacaatttattaatattaaattacatataattaagtAACTTTATCCTTTAACGAcgcaaaaaataataaaatttatatagcttatttattaatagattatcattataaattaaatttaattacttttataaaaactaaATTAACTCCAGAAGTAAgcacaataataaaatgataaatagcGTTAACTGTTCATTTacataagaataaaaataaattcaattttattaaacaatATCTAATAACCCATACACAataaagttatttttatatacatttatttttttcctttttaaactaagaaaaaatagcTAAACAATTGATAAAACCACCTATAAAATATGTGTTATTTATAACACATATATCATAAAACTTAATTTATAGagtaattaatatttctttttcagcaaatatatatatatatatatatatatatatataattctctgcaacaaaatacatacacttcttataattaaatacaaaacaagtcatattaatttttaattttaaagtaGTAAAACACAGTTTTTGAATTATATggacatataataattttgaacTGGAACAagtgaaaaattgaaaaatactATTTCATACAGTTCAAATGCAAATTAACTTATGGCTTaaattaaacaatatatattgtactattataaattcatttaaacactcatacatatattttttatgaaaatatatataaatacacaaatatgtatttacgccataatatttaataaacataaataataatttaaataaataatgaaaaacaatCGCACATTCAAATTCAAACAAAtctagaaatatatatttttactgttGTATATCAAAAAAACCTTGTTCATGTGGATACActtaacaaaaattaatcaaTTATGGGTAGGTTTAATAGCTTTATAACTAAAGACATTACAGTTATTACTTCACATTAAATACGTCCTTATAGAAAGAAtcatatttcttattattcattttaccCTTTTctaaacttaattttttcatactttttaacttttttatggtagTAAAAAATACCTAATATACATGTGACACCTATTATAAAGACGGGTATGAAGTATATAAGAAAACCAAAGAAACCggttatataataatgtttatCTACATTAGGTTTGCCTGCGCTCCCTGCTACTTGAGAAGCTGATTTAAAGAAAGAACCAAAAGGGGAATTTTTCAACCATGCATGTAATGGCCTTAACATTTCTTGTAAAGGCTTCACACCACTTGTAGGTTGTGATACCACTGTTGGAGCAATAATATTCAAAACATAAAACAAACCATTTATAAGTCCATAACCCACGAATAAATCTAGTAAAAGTAATATGGATAacaaaacaacaaaaaatataggtAAACTTAATCGAAATCCGTACTTTTTacgcattatttttttataaatcttATCACTAATTGTCCTgttgtttttaagaaaatctgcataatcaagttctttaaatatttttttttccatacgggaatatttttttgtttcaaatatacaagatttatttttgttatgttttttatgATCTTTCCTATTATTTGATAAACTACCATTtgattgtttttttatttctgcaTACTTCCTttcattattagatatatcttTTCTCTCATCCATATCATTATTCGATATCCATTCCTTTAATTTCATAGGACATGTATCCATATTTTGTTTACATTTTGCTAATAATCGATAATTCcctatatttaattttttaccaTATGTATGATTCTGTTCCGAAAATTTATGATATTCactctaaaaaaataaattaaatatttataattaaaaaatatcaataatatcactcttaaataaaatgttaataaaaataaaacacaaaGGAAacgaataatattttcatacaaTATAAATGCTAAAATTGTATATCCCTGTTAAGAGAATAAACGCAgcaatattattaaataagagtaacttaatttttttttccatttcatataattcatatattgtaataagttcaattaataaaaaaaattatattgatataatatacttCTAATAATGGAATCTACgtctttttatttactttattattatttttttattcggtttcataaaaaaatcataatataaaataataataataaactttataatacaaaaaaagttaatattctaaattattataaaatttttattttaattatattcattaatatataattcatttaaaataatataatgagttttaatttatatatatttaaaatatataatttagttATCTAGAATagtaaatgaacaaatgatattattaatcctattcaaaataatatatatatttttttttttaacatttgtAAATTCTGAATTCATATATAGTACAGAATATAGAGAATGTAGATATAATTCATTGTTCTATATatctaaataataattactgATTTTAACATTATCCagtaaattaatataatttcatttacaGTATATTCTGCAACAATTggatatttttgtataaaatatttgttattataacaatgtaataaaagtaaaaataaattaaaaaaataaaaatttgtaaaaaaactTGGTTTAATATTATGTGCATATTTGATTaccatttatacatatatatattttataatactataaaatatataaacaaattaattcataactccatatgtaataaataaacaatttaaattttaaaaataaatataaaattattttttattcgagtatattaatttttggaAAATCTAATTATTAAGTTCAATTTATATCGTAATATCTAAAcataactttttaaattcatttttttaatatatgcgTTTTTTCttaagtttatatatttataagaaatattaaaatatcatagataaaaaaaaactaataatcattttaaaatatttattaatagatggtcaaattattatgtaaactCTCCCAAGTATTAATATCAATTTGTCTATTTCCAACTATATTTAGgctagaaaaataaaatacttaaGCTCATTCatgttttaattaatgtattttcAAATGAACATTCCTAGTTATTATTAAATCAAATATTAACATTAACCTGAGTaatcaataaaaatttattaaagagggattttaagaaaattagaATATAATCAATTGATAAGCTCGCAAACAATTtgtgcaaaaaaatatatagtatattcttatataattaatacttTTATACAGAATGTATCACAATGGtttacttaaaatatatcaaagcttatattatttataaagacaattatatttatgttaatttcctcacatatataacatgtttttacttttacttactattatattataataaggattataattgaaaatttaaaataattttctagttaataaactatttatacttttttatttttttagggTCCTTTTGCTTCTGTAGTAAACTTATATGTAGAGATAACATTATAGGTACCATGAATGTAtgaactattatatatatatatatagataatatgaaaaaaaatatatttaacctTAATATACGTGTACATTTTAATGAATTGTTAAATAGTTTTCActgataaaatattattctctATTATTAGGTGATTATTCTCTAATACAGAACTAAAGTATTAATTGTtgtatgaataatttaatattagaTTAACACCAGTTCAAATATGTATTCACTTAATACATACCTaaacaaaaacatatatatctttttattaactacattattattattaaaaaattttaaatatatttcataaaacaGAATTAACTTCATTaattgtataaattaaaaaataaaatgttaaagGTTTCTTAagcttttcatttaaatgtaaagcttcataaattataaaattaataatttattcttaaaattaaaataatattagtatAATCTTAACAAtatcataattaaaatagtataaatatctaacactttaataaaaatattcttatatgaattaagatttaaagtacatatatttcaaaatattttttacaaaaataatttatcatatttacatttatagaaaaaatatatattaacaaaaaaaaatatatgtattttgtttttttaaatgaggAACAACGtggaatatttaaattaaaagtaatatacAGTAAATTCCTATAGTTAATTcttcaaattattaaatccttgaaaaaaagtaaagaaaaattatgatcgttaaaaatataaattttatcattAGTCCCAGTGACACCGTATTAATTGTAGCATTttgtattaaattaaataaacacaaatttattataataaaaattttaattaaacatatatacacataattttttcatataaaacatatatttttgttgtgaatatttataaatattaatagcatattattataaaaatttaaatatatatgtaaatatatttgtgtcTAACAACAAATATAACTTACATCAATAATTGCGTTATAatactaaaataaatataggaTTGCGAggttataaatatttaatataaacatttttacagttatatataattatatatatgtatatattatgttttcaatatgaattttataagTGTATAATGAGAAATTATTTTGAGCACATAATTTCATTCAGCATAAACAAAATTTCTAATAAACGCCTGaaaaccttttttttcaaagcTATACATTCAATACAAATAAGTGTGAATCCAACTTTATCATATTACTATTGAATGCTTGaacatttttacaaatatataaataaccaccgaattacataaaataactaACAATAAAGAAAACAACAGCATAAATTCCTTATCGATTTCTAAAAATACAGTTGATGAAAAtgcttttattaaatataacacCAATACGGAATATGTTAAGGCGGTAGTCGTACACTTTTAAAgtattaaactttttttcttagtaGGATAGATACATTTcctgtattatatatataaggatgaatatacaatatagtatttttacaaaaacattatttatctcttttaaaaaataatataggaCATATTTGCAATACGTGAACAATTTTTTGGACTCCGCTcctgaattatatttatttttagattAACATTACTCATCATATTCAgatttataattatgttatttattttcataataatatcatccatttcaaaataacatattttagagtggtgcataatttttttccgtacaattatattataataatctgTCTGTTCTTGgatataatgttatattaataattttcctattatataaatatttatcaaagatactctaaaaatatatggaaatatttatattatatattacgtaataaatttatataagcgttaagaatttttttttattagtatataaatatatatgtgatatAAAGTAGGGAAccacataaaaaatatttcttttacgttttctttataaaacattataaaaattagaacatatgaaaataaaaaatataaatgtagtaattttaaataaaataaaacattttaattttacatcaAGTGGGAATGGTTTAAAGTTATAATACCTTTAACTCTGTAAACAACACCATTTATAATTACACATTATACTTAGAAAAAAACTATTAAAGCAAttcttcttttgttttattatatttttcaaaaagtttcttatattcataaataatattaaaatatgaagtgtaaaaaagataacaacattttaaaaatatagtaaatgttttcaataaaaatatatataaacaagtaacatcaaataaaataattactgGTAAAACTAATCAATTAATAATTActcagaaaaaatatattttttaatagtacAGAAGAACAATTATAACTTTTTGTTGTCTTAGCTttcagaaaaaatatgatataaaatagatTTTTGGGagcatgtatattttattttactggAATAGATAAAATATAGTCATTGAGAAAGGAGatattagtatataatagaaatataattattgattttttttttagataacCTAATGAAACTTCTAGTTTATTTCTATGTCAGTCCTTTTAAACATCATTATATTactgataaaatataaattatttcgtactatataatagtatttataagatggaaaaaacaagaaaaaaacaaaacatttttttatcctaCAAATTATAAACTAACACATATCATGTATCTACGATATGTACAACATTAATGCAACGATTAAAAAAATCCATTGTAAGGTTTAATTCATATGCATGCATTTGCTGTTTCAAGTATTACTCTCTAATTTAAcgcttttatatatacttatgatATTATTACACATGGAAtactaaaatttttgtaccatttgataaaatttattgttttattttgactaaaataaaatttattagatTTGAGAATCCAGAAAAAAAAGGcgggaaatttttttttcttgaaaaaaatatatatttataatttctatagaaatgaaaattttaaaaaatacaataaaaaagtaaatgccaaaaaaaaagcgcttattgtaaatatgatgattaaaaaaaatgaacaattaaagtaagaaaattatttaaatacaataatttagaacataatatgatatatataagaaatacgAAAAGacaatacataaaataacatataatgcAATTTAGCTAAATGCTTAAAGtgttattttacattttgacTACTTTGTACAGGAGATAATAatgcattaattttttattaaattataaataaatattaaccCAAATAAtgtaatgaataatatattttatgtaattaaaaaaatatatgtgaagtctctaaatttttaatatgcaatataatacatgttgtcatatagtattttataaaaataataaaagttttatttcattacatattttcatattaatatagtatatatatttatatatatatatatatttaaacagaTTCTCTGTTCAAGAACATTAAATTATACTTTCATATGAATATCTCTTGCTTtccaaaatttataaatattaggTCATATGAAAGATTATAACAGCgccttttaataaattatactatatattatgttgaatatgtaatgataaatattacatatatatattagattctatttatttattattttataaatttatctgtaattaaaaaagttcgAAATTTTTAGAggattactttttttttcctgccTTATTTTATGCATcttgtatttattaatgttattcatatcaatttaatttaattaattatttatattcagtAATATGAAGGAATACACATgtatagtttttattttttttgatatattttattatttcctaaGTGAAAGCATACAGTGTAtgtgaataatattattaattatatatatttatatctatttattcatataaatgtatcCATATTAGTATctaaatattctttaattcttgtatatataatattatatgtaataatcaCTTCTCATATATAAGacttgtataataataaattatttctcttttaactgatgatgttattattataataataataggtTACAAcacaattttctttttaatatttgtttcAAACATGAATTAAACtgtgttttatatattttcagtgaaattacaattttactaattttatattaattaatatttttacagttatacttattataaagttattaaatcatttaaaaaatacccTTAGCACTATTCTGTATTTTGATGTTTTTTCACACAAACttataaatgttaaaataatgCCTAAAACGAAtacttttatgtatattatctATATGCGTTTCAGTCTATTATAGCaacttatttttctttttataagaaaatatttaacattttcaCTCTACAAATAAGAGTGCATGAATATATCTAATgtaaattttacaaaaaaaaaaaaaaatagcaaaaaattatattataatattttttttttttcatttccatatatacaaattcaTTATATGCAAGTATGCACAGTTAATATCCATGTACATAATTTGTGTTATTACatccatatattttcttatatgcTTGTTTATGAATGATTAAGATTATAACCTCgtgcatttttatataaatccaccatacgcatatatattcatatataatttgtgcTCTTCCACATTAAGAACTGAAAATTGttacttttacattttttatgttttcgcTTGAGCTTTCTTAGATATAATGGTGGTTATACTGATTAAAAACCTTTAGAACTAATACTAATAAAGCAAATAATAAgttaaattacaaatataatgGAATATAAAATGGGAATATCGTTAAACTGTATTTCTATACaattacttattttaaacaattttCTTTGAATATGCATtggatatttattttcttcattcttcattttattaacataaaagaaataaatatttctatgaACTTGAAGCATTAGCGATATACTACGTTCTCATTTATCAGTATTTTATCATTCGTCTCATTCTttgttatatacatatacgtactcTTATGTGCACACATCTACAACAGGAGAACATAAATTGATAATGTGAGCAATattgaatgaataaattttcattattcaaacgttcttatacatacatatatatatgtatgtatattcttTAGTGAATATTCCATATAAAAAGGCATCACAGTTAATGAAAGtacatgaaaaaaacaattttatatttacatacgcTTGTTATAAGGATAATTATGCATTCACTTATAgataatgatattttttttaacgtacatacatatgcacacgATTCTGTcttctaaatattttagttatatatatatacaattatattcCAGCtatagatatattattggttttg comes from Plasmodium malariae genome assembly, chromosome: 7 and encodes:
- the PmUG01_07010200 gene encoding fam-l protein; this translates as MEKKIKLLLFNNIAAFILLTGIYNFSIYISEYHKFSEQNHTYGKKLNIGNYRLLAKCKQNMDTCPMKLKEWISNNDMDERKDISNNERKYAEIKKQSNGSLSNNRKDHKKHNKNKSCIFETKKYSRMEKKIFKELDYADFLKNNRTISDKIYKKIMRKKYGFRLSLPIFFVVLLSILLLLDLFVGYGLINGLFYVLNIIAPTVVSQPTSGVKPLQEMLRPLHAWLKNSPFGSFFKSASQVAGSAGKPNVDKHYYITGFFGFLIYFIPVFIIGVTCILGIFYYHKKVKKYEKIKFRKG